Proteins from a genomic interval of Chroococcidiopsis thermalis PCC 7203:
- a CDS encoding DUF99 family protein, giving the protein MKLETLLARDRTIRVIGFDDAPFVRRRSSSVSIVGVICAETRFEGMVWGKVRQDGWNATDTICQLLLGKKFLPQLHILLLDGIGFGGFNIIDLPKLADKLKIPCVTVMRRQPNMTKIETALQRLPQPHRRLELMRRAGKVHAYPPFFFQVCGEDPDVISAVLQRLSDRGHVPEALRLAHLIGAAVVKGESGSSA; this is encoded by the coding sequence GTGAAACTAGAAACATTACTAGCACGCGATCGCACCATTCGCGTTATCGGTTTTGACGATGCGCCATTCGTGCGCCGACGCAGTAGCAGTGTCTCAATCGTCGGTGTTATTTGTGCAGAGACGCGATTTGAAGGGATGGTATGGGGAAAAGTGCGACAAGACGGCTGGAACGCTACAGATACAATCTGTCAGTTACTTTTAGGCAAAAAATTTCTGCCTCAACTCCACATATTGCTATTAGATGGAATCGGCTTTGGTGGCTTTAACATCATCGACTTACCCAAACTTGCAGACAAACTAAAAATTCCCTGCGTTACCGTCATGCGCCGACAACCAAACATGACAAAGATAGAAACAGCACTACAACGCTTACCCCAACCCCATCGCCGTTTAGAACTGATGCGCCGTGCGGGAAAAGTTCACGCATATCCGCCATTTTTCTTTCAAGTCTGCGGGGAAGATCCAGATGTTATCTCAGCTGTATTACAAAGATTAAGCGATCGCGGTCACGTACCAGAAGCCCTAAGATTAGCACATTTAATTGGTGCGGCAGTCGTAAAAGGAGAAAGCGGGAGTTCAGCTTAG
- a CDS encoding DUF998 domain-containing protein has product MVRKVLLVCGILSSLLYVATVVLAAIRWEGYSSTSQTVSELIAIDAPTTPLVVPLFITYSLLVYAFGVGIWRSSAGRKRALRFAAVGLVGKEVLGLVVTLFFPMHLRGVEGTLTDTMHAILTGVGVLFMLLAIGFAATAFGKRFRLYSIATILILLVFGILAGLDGSRLTANLPTPWMGVWERINIFGYMLWVVVLTIMLLRIQDTVAPDDSGGRSNFGSVGS; this is encoded by the coding sequence ATGGTACGAAAGGTTTTGCTCGTCTGCGGTATCTTGTCTTCACTACTCTATGTTGCCACCGTCGTACTCGCAGCTATACGGTGGGAGGGCTATAGCTCCACCTCTCAAACCGTCAGCGAACTAATCGCTATCGACGCTCCGACGACACCACTCGTCGTTCCGCTTTTCATCACGTATTCCCTACTCGTGTACGCATTCGGAGTGGGCATCTGGCGATCATCGGCTGGTCGAAAGCGCGCTCTGCGCTTCGCGGCGGTCGGACTGGTCGGAAAGGAGGTTCTCGGCTTGGTAGTAACGCTATTTTTCCCGATGCACCTACGTGGGGTCGAGGGAACGCTTACCGATACCATGCACGCAATTCTCACGGGTGTGGGCGTTCTCTTCATGCTGCTCGCCATAGGGTTCGCGGCTACGGCATTCGGAAAGCGGTTTCGCCTCTACTCCATCGCGACAATCCTGATACTTCTCGTGTTTGGCATTTTGGCAGGTTTGGACGGTTCCCGGCTTACGGCAAACTTGCCTACGCCGTGGATGGGAGTTTGGGAGCGTATTAACATCTTTGGCTACATGCTATGGGTCGTGGTGCTGACCATCATGCTCTTACGCATCCAAGATACTGTAGCCCCAGATGACTCCGGCGGGAGAAGCAATTTTGGATCGGTTGGTTCTTGA
- a CDS encoding element excision factor XisI family protein produces MHADRIGQYLVLDLGWNGDKYLHATPKHLSAIGDKVWVQYDDTEESVVTDLMEAGIPRENIVLGFRHPKLGQHTGFAVA; encoded by the coding sequence TTGCACGCCGACCGTATAGGGCAGTATCTGGTTCTAGATCTAGGCTGGAATGGCGATAAATATCTCCATGCGACACCTAAACATCTGAGTGCGATCGGTGATAAAGTCTGGGTGCAATATGATGATACAGAAGAAAGTGTAGTCACCGATCTGATGGAAGCAGGTATTCCTAGAGAGAATATAGTGCTTGGTTTTCGACATCCAAAATTAGGGCAGCATACAGGTTTTGCTGTGGCATAA
- a CDS encoding DUF2267 domain-containing protein: protein MTIPLREDVAYIILKKINETGQELHPVKFTADDFIGREPTKAELLGHLDYLNQKQYIKAEFSGNAYGNQEDVPDAVNPKEVDFRVANTFGSSDGPLPHLITFKQAELTEKGRRMLEKMEAKPPEELKEGPSVPIATKDMPFLEKVMLKSGLEDLFDARDVTEVVYRVMRDLMTTEASDRVAEELEDKEVLPTEDKALQMDVADLWKDTNPIVGFLSRVRPPFKKHHGPGLFNIDDDRFLFRVKNEAPMAKTGFDLDREQVVSAVFSATKEELSQERIQEIAQYLPGRVRELWDAA from the coding sequence ATGACCATTCCATTAAGAGAAGATGTTGCCTACATTATTTTGAAAAAAATCAATGAAACTGGGCAAGAATTGCATCCAGTAAAATTTACTGCTGATGACTTTATCGGTCGCGAACCAACAAAAGCCGAACTATTAGGACACTTGGATTATCTGAATCAAAAGCAGTATATTAAGGCTGAATTTAGTGGTAATGCTTATGGCAACCAGGAAGATGTTCCCGATGCTGTAAATCCTAAAGAAGTTGATTTTAGAGTTGCCAATACTTTTGGTTCATCTGATGGTCCTTTGCCACATTTGATTACTTTCAAACAAGCAGAATTGACAGAAAAAGGTCGCCGAATGTTGGAGAAGATGGAGGCAAAACCTCCAGAAGAATTAAAAGAAGGTCCCTCAGTTCCCATTGCGACTAAAGACATGCCTTTCTTAGAGAAAGTCATGCTTAAAAGCGGACTTGAGGATCTGTTTGATGCTAGAGATGTCACAGAAGTCGTCTATCGCGTCATGCGCGATTTAATGACAACGGAAGCATCAGATCGAGTGGCGGAAGAATTAGAAGATAAGGAAGTTCTGCCAACAGAAGACAAAGCGTTACAAATGGATGTAGCAGATCTTTGGAAAGATACTAATCCTATCGTTGGCTTTCTCAGCCGCGTCCGTCCACCTTTTAAAAAGCATCACGGTCCTGGTCTATTTAATATTGATGACGATCGCTTTTTGTTCCGAGTCAAAAACGAAGCACCAATGGCAAAAACTGGTTTCGATTTAGACCGCGAACAAGTTGTTTCAGCCGTATTTTCTGCCACTAAAGAAGAATTATCGCAGGAACGGATTCAAGAGATAGCTCAATACCTTCCTGGTAGAGTTCGCGAGTTGTGGGACGCAGCTTAG
- a CDS encoding cysteine desulfurase family protein, translating into MQIYLDYSATTPTRLEAISTMQAVLTQQWGNPSSLHEWGGRAATVLEQARMQVASLVNARNAESIIFTSGGTEADNLAIMGVAQRYSSPQHLIISSIEHSAIAEPARLLERWGWQVTRLPVDGNGCVNPDRLQAALQPNTVLVSIVYGQSEVGTLQPIETLGKITRSHGALFHTDAVQVAGRLPIDLQELPVDLLSLSSHKIYGPQGAGALYIRPGVEIVPLLGGGGQESKLRSGTQAVPIIAGFGIAAELAAQEMPTETSRLVSLRDRLFAQLADVPQLIPTGDRQSRLPHHASFYIKGADGEKVSGKTIVRQMNLAGIGIGAGSACHSGKLSPSPILLAMGYDKAAALSGIRLTLGRETTAADIDWTATVLKQILDRLIPVKLQLSVNS; encoded by the coding sequence ATGCAGATTTATCTCGACTACAGCGCGACAACGCCGACTCGTTTAGAGGCGATCTCGACTATGCAAGCAGTGTTAACTCAACAATGGGGCAACCCATCTAGCTTGCACGAGTGGGGCGGACGCGCTGCAACGGTGTTGGAACAAGCCAGAATGCAGGTGGCTAGCTTAGTCAACGCCCGTAACGCCGAGTCAATTATCTTCACTTCCGGTGGTACAGAGGCAGATAACTTAGCAATTATGGGGGTTGCCCAACGCTATAGTAGTCCCCAGCACTTGATTATTTCTAGTATCGAACACTCGGCGATCGCAGAGCCAGCAAGGTTACTAGAACGGTGGGGTTGGCAGGTGACTCGTTTACCAGTAGATGGCAACGGGTGCGTGAATCCCGATCGCTTGCAAGCAGCACTTCAACCAAATACAGTTTTAGTTTCAATCGTTTATGGTCAAAGTGAAGTTGGCACGCTACAACCAATTGAGACTTTGGGCAAGATTACCCGTTCCCACGGCGCATTGTTTCACACAGATGCTGTCCAAGTTGCCGGACGCTTGCCTATAGATCTGCAAGAGCTACCTGTAGATTTATTATCCCTTTCCAGTCATAAAATCTACGGTCCTCAAGGGGCAGGAGCGCTTTACATTCGTCCTGGGGTGGAGATTGTGCCGTTGCTGGGTGGTGGCGGACAAGAATCAAAACTGCGATCGGGAACGCAAGCAGTACCAATTATTGCTGGTTTTGGCATTGCCGCAGAACTCGCCGCTCAAGAAATGCCCACGGAAACATCGCGCTTGGTGTCATTGCGCGATCGCTTGTTCGCTCAATTAGCTGACGTACCTCAACTCATCCCTACAGGCGATCGCCAGTCACGTCTACCGCACCACGCTAGTTTCTACATTAAAGGCGCAGATGGCGAGAAAGTCAGCGGGAAAACTATTGTGCGGCAAATGAATTTGGCGGGAATTGGGATCGGCGCTGGTTCTGCTTGTCATAGTGGTAAGCTTTCTCCCAGTCCCATATTACTAGCAATGGGATATGACAAAGCTGCGGCTTTGAGTGGAATTCGCTTAACTCTAGGTAGAGAAACCACAGCAGCCGATATTGACTGGACGGCAACGGTACTGAAACAAATTTTAGATCGCCTCATACCTGTAAAATTACAGTTATCAGTTAACAGTTAA
- a CDS encoding DUF1995 family protein: MTEFPKTLEQAIAQAAVATSAAIADGYTRLQVELAIPELKPMSVAEQFLAEFTQFGSQLKVFFPDAGAAALARRDWGEVPFKIVDIGTRSPLEEKIEPEDEALLFISPSAVEVERVEKLCELATCPTVMLNPRLEDVAIVGIGYAGRQLRTRFLNNIESCYYLRPIENISVFRSYPGEWQIWREIEEEFQLITEQPTKPMGDEIDAILYGGTSQSNSTETANASGSRKPGIFASMQRFLRTLSR, from the coding sequence ATGACAGAATTTCCCAAAACGCTAGAACAGGCGATCGCCCAAGCAGCAGTAGCCACTTCAGCAGCGATCGCGGATGGATATACTCGCCTGCAAGTGGAGTTAGCGATCCCAGAACTCAAACCGATGTCTGTTGCTGAGCAATTTTTAGCAGAATTTACTCAGTTCGGCTCCCAACTTAAGGTGTTTTTTCCCGATGCGGGTGCGGCGGCGCTAGCACGGCGGGATTGGGGAGAAGTACCATTTAAAATTGTCGATATCGGCACGCGATCGCCGCTGGAAGAAAAAATAGAACCAGAAGATGAGGCTTTGTTATTTATTTCGCCTTCTGCGGTAGAAGTCGAACGAGTAGAAAAGTTGTGCGAGTTAGCTACATGTCCTACAGTGATGCTCAATCCTCGTTTGGAAGACGTGGCGATTGTCGGGATTGGTTACGCTGGAAGACAATTACGCACCCGCTTTCTCAATAATATTGAATCTTGCTACTATTTGCGCCCCATCGAAAATATCTCCGTATTCCGTTCCTACCCCGGTGAATGGCAAATCTGGCGGGAAATAGAAGAAGAGTTTCAGTTAATTACCGAACAACCAACAAAACCAATGGGCGATGAAATCGATGCCATTCTCTACGGAGGTACGAGTCAATCCAATTCAACTGAAACTGCTAATGCTTCTGGATCGAGAAAACCAGGAATTTTCGCTAGTATGCAAAGATTCTTACGGACTTTGAGTCGCTAA
- a CDS encoding calcium-binding protein produces MAIFRGTINNDTLTGTVGDDQIYGLAGDDTLQGNSGNDRLYGEDGNDYLYGDNGSDRLFGGNGDDHLQGGDGDDYIEGGEGSDYTEGGNGNDYLVGGNESEALWGDSGNDKVFGQSGNDYIHGGDGEDYLEGGEGNDEVSGDSGNDKLYGNIGNDFLDGGGDRDILEGGDGKDHLVGGGGKDTIYGGAGDDFLAGGYDSVIGFGGNDSIGGKNDIDLLFGGAGKDTFGIGYSTDDGNPTTDGRRDYSLIKDFNPQEDTIRLNGAKSNYILKPSPQGLPQGTAIYFDKPGSQPDELLAIVENKSGLKLSDRYFTTTAEDNFYGTSQDDYFDAGVGNDYVRAFDGNDTLLGGDRDDFIVGDKGNDILLGGNGNDSLLGTTPFSPMDSDFVSGGRPNPSVLGKGQIDTLTGGAGKDNFWLGESLSGKYYSSYRYYDDDNATTVGNNDYALITDFNLQEDKITLIGQPTDYLLKATSGSLPAGTGIYINKPGSEPDELIGIVKDISPTKLNLSNSYFFYTNPEPISVPI; encoded by the coding sequence ATGGCGATTTTTAGAGGCACGATAAATAACGACACGTTAACTGGCACTGTAGGCGACGACCAAATCTACGGTTTAGCTGGGGATGACACTTTGCAAGGCAATTCGGGTAACGATCGCCTCTACGGTGAAGACGGAAACGATTACCTCTATGGCGACAATGGTAGCGATCGCTTATTTGGTGGGAACGGTGACGACCATCTTCAGGGGGGTGACGGCGACGACTACATTGAAGGGGGTGAGGGTAGCGACTATACAGAGGGTGGTAACGGCAACGACTATTTAGTCGGAGGAAATGAGAGTGAAGCCTTATGGGGAGACTCTGGAAACGACAAAGTTTTCGGTCAGAGTGGCAATGACTACATTCATGGAGGTGATGGCGAAGACTATTTAGAAGGCGGAGAGGGTAACGACGAAGTTTCAGGCGATAGCGGTAACGACAAGCTTTATGGCAATATCGGCAATGATTTTCTAGATGGTGGCGGCGATCGCGATATCTTAGAAGGCGGCGATGGTAAAGACCACTTGGTAGGAGGTGGAGGCAAAGACACGATATATGGTGGGGCTGGGGATGACTTTCTCGCTGGCGGTTACGATTCCGTCATTGGCTTTGGCGGGAATGATTCTATTGGTGGCAAAAACGACATCGATTTGTTATTTGGCGGTGCGGGAAAAGACACTTTTGGAATCGGTTACAGTACCGACGATGGCAATCCAACCACAGACGGCAGGCGAGATTACAGCTTAATTAAAGATTTCAATCCCCAAGAAGATACGATCCGGCTGAATGGCGCTAAAAGTAACTATATTCTGAAACCATCTCCTCAAGGTTTACCTCAAGGTACGGCAATTTATTTTGACAAACCGGGCAGTCAACCAGATGAACTATTAGCAATTGTCGAAAACAAATCGGGATTAAAATTGAGCGATCGCTACTTTACTACCACTGCTGAGGATAACTTTTACGGAACCTCTCAAGACGATTATTTTGACGCTGGGGTAGGAAATGATTACGTCAGGGCATTTGACGGTAACGATACCTTATTAGGTGGCGATCGTGATGATTTCATTGTTGGCGACAAAGGCAACGATATCCTCTTAGGTGGTAATGGTAATGATTCACTTTTAGGAACAACTCCATTTAGCCCGATGGATTCAGATTTCGTCAGTGGCGGTCGTCCCAATCCGTCAGTTCTGGGCAAAGGGCAGATAGACACTCTTACAGGTGGTGCAGGTAAAGATAACTTTTGGCTGGGCGAGTCATTAAGTGGTAAATACTATTCCTCTTATCGCTACTACGACGATGACAACGCTACAACTGTTGGCAACAATGACTATGCGTTAATTACAGACTTTAACCTTCAAGAGGACAAGATTACACTGATCGGACAACCGACTGACTACCTGCTAAAAGCAACCTCTGGCAGTTTACCCGCAGGTACGGGAATATACATCAACAAACCTGGAAGCGAACCAGATGAACTCATCGGCATTGTTAAGGATATATCGCCAACAAAGTTAAATTTGAGCAATTCCTACTTTTTCTACACCAATCCCGAACCCATTTCTGTTCCAATTTAA
- a CDS encoding RluA family pseudouridine synthase, with the protein MTEIHLQVTASDDRLDRYLAQQLTQLSRSRLQQLIEQGCVQINDSVCTAKKTEVKTGDRIRIEIPAVQPLELKPEAIPLDILYEDDSLLIINKPAGLVVHPAPGHADGTLVNALLAHCPNLPGIGGVQRPGIVHRLDKDTTGAIAIAKTDLAQQHLQAQLKAKTARREYLGIIYGAPRSPNGTVDLPIGRHPTDRKKMAIVPVEKGGRAAITLWQVKERLGNYTLVHFQLETGRTHQIRVHSAHIGHPIVGDPIYGSGRSVGVNLSGQALHAWRLTLQHPVTGEAIEVTAAPPAEFNTLLEVLRRRIVASR; encoded by the coding sequence GTGACAGAAATTCATTTACAGGTAACAGCCAGTGACGATCGCCTAGACCGTTACCTTGCCCAACAACTCACACAATTGTCGCGATCGCGTCTGCAACAGTTGATCGAACAAGGCTGCGTCCAGATTAACGATTCAGTTTGCACGGCAAAAAAAACAGAGGTGAAAACAGGCGATCGCATTCGGATCGAAATTCCTGCCGTTCAGCCGTTAGAACTCAAACCCGAAGCAATTCCCCTCGATATCCTGTACGAAGATGATTCGCTACTCATAATTAACAAACCTGCGGGGTTAGTCGTTCATCCCGCCCCAGGTCATGCTGATGGTACTTTAGTTAATGCTTTACTTGCCCACTGTCCAAACTTACCAGGCATAGGCGGAGTGCAACGCCCTGGCATCGTTCATCGTTTGGATAAAGATACGACGGGGGCGATCGCGATTGCCAAAACTGACCTTGCCCAACAACACCTACAAGCACAACTCAAGGCAAAAACCGCCCGCCGCGAGTACTTGGGTATTATTTACGGTGCGCCGCGATCGCCCAATGGAACTGTAGATTTGCCCATCGGTCGCCATCCTACAGACCGCAAAAAAATGGCGATCGTCCCTGTAGAAAAGGGAGGACGGGCAGCGATCACCCTCTGGCAAGTTAAAGAAAGGTTAGGGAACTATACTTTAGTTCATTTTCAATTAGAAACCGGGCGCACTCATCAAATTCGCGTCCATAGCGCCCATATCGGTCATCCCATTGTGGGCGATCCGATTTATGGGTCTGGGCGTTCTGTTGGTGTAAATCTTTCTGGACAAGCTTTACACGCTTGGCGACTCACGCTACAACACCCAGTAACTGGAGAGGCGATCGAGGTGACAGCAGCACCTCCAGCAGAATTTAACACGCTTTTGGAAGTCTTACGGCGGAGAATAGTGGCTTCTCGTTAG
- a CDS encoding phycocyanin/phycoerythrocyanin subunit beta: MLDAFSRVVEQADRKGSYLSGDELNGLQAMVSDSNKRLDVVNRLTSNASTIVANAYRALVAERPEVFNPGGACFHHRNQAACIRDLGFILRYVTYSVLAGDASVMDDRCLNGLRETYQALGTPGDAVASGIKKMKDAAISIANDPKGITRGDCSQLMSEVAGYFDRAAGAVA, translated from the coding sequence ATGCTTGACGCTTTTTCTCGCGTAGTCGAACAAGCCGATCGCAAGGGTTCTTACCTGAGTGGTGATGAACTGAACGGACTTCAGGCGATGGTATCTGATAGCAACAAGCGTTTAGATGTAGTTAATCGTTTGACGAGCAACGCTTCTACAATTGTGGCAAATGCGTATCGCGCATTAGTAGCCGAAAGACCAGAAGTATTTAACCCTGGTGGTGCTTGTTTCCACCATCGTAACCAAGCTGCTTGTATTCGCGATTTAGGTTTTATTTTGCGCTACGTTACCTACTCCGTATTAGCTGGAGATGCTAGCGTCATGGACGATCGCTGTTTGAACGGACTGCGGGAAACCTACCAAGCTTTAGGTACTCCTGGTGATGCAGTCGCTTCAGGAATTAAAAAAATGAAAGATGCAGCAATTTCAATTGCCAATGACCCCAAAGGCATTACTCGCGGCGATTGCAGCCAATTGATGTCTGAAGTAGCTGGCTACTTCGATCGCGCTGCTGGTGCAGTTGCTTAA
- a CDS encoding phycocyanin yields the protein MKTPLTEAIAAADARGSYVSNTEMQAIFGRFNRAQAGIEAAKAFANNGKKWAEAAANHVYQKFPYTTQMQGSQYASTPEGKSKCVRDIDHYLRTISYCCVVGGTGPLDEYVVAGLKEFNSALGLSPSWYIAALEFVRDNHGLSGDAAGEANTYLNYAINALS from the coding sequence ATGAAAACACCTTTAACTGAAGCGATCGCTGCTGCTGATGCTCGTGGTTCGTATGTTAGTAATACCGAAATGCAAGCAATTTTCGGTCGTTTCAATCGCGCTCAAGCTGGTATAGAAGCAGCCAAAGCTTTTGCTAATAATGGGAAAAAATGGGCAGAAGCAGCTGCCAATCACGTTTATCAAAAGTTTCCTTACACAACTCAAATGCAGGGTTCTCAATACGCTTCCACTCCCGAAGGTAAATCAAAGTGCGTGCGCGATATCGATCACTATCTTCGCACCATTAGCTATTGCTGCGTTGTCGGTGGTACTGGTCCCCTAGACGAATATGTTGTCGCTGGATTGAAAGAATTCAACAGCGCCCTCGGTTTGTCTCCTAGTTGGTATATTGCTGCACTAGAATTCGTCCGTGACAATCATGGTTTGTCTGGCGATGCTGCTGGTGAAGCCAATACTTATCTCAACTACGCGATCAACGCTTTGAGTTAA
- a CDS encoding phycobilisome linker polypeptide — protein sequence MSGTVIAQFVNDAIADGKVELRQNWTEDDLQKVFRAAYEQIFGRQGVYASQRFASAESLLRNGKTTVRQFVRTLAKSEFYRECFFHNNSQGRFIELNYKHLLGRAPYDQSEVAYHVDLYASKGLDADIDSYIDSPEYDAAFGDWVVPFHRGFQSQLGQKTVGFPRMFALYRGAASSDNSQYGRRNARLRTQISRNQTNWITPPSSPSGLSFGSRSAGTLGVSPAQGDSRMFVIEAIAGTVGSRVPVRRSVQVYNVPFERLSATYQEIHKTGGKIVRITPV from the coding sequence ATGAGTGGAACAGTTATAGCTCAGTTTGTAAATGATGCGATCGCCGATGGAAAAGTCGAGCTGCGACAAAATTGGACTGAAGACGATTTACAAAAAGTCTTTCGAGCTGCTTACGAGCAAATATTCGGGCGACAAGGAGTCTATGCTAGCCAAAGGTTTGCTAGCGCTGAATCGCTGTTGCGCAATGGCAAAACTACAGTGCGGCAATTCGTGCGAACTTTAGCAAAATCTGAGTTTTACAGAGAATGCTTTTTCCACAATAATTCTCAGGGGCGTTTTATCGAATTAAACTACAAGCATTTATTAGGACGCGCACCCTACGACCAGTCAGAAGTTGCCTACCATGTCGATTTATATGCCTCAAAAGGCTTGGATGCAGATATTGATTCTTACATAGATAGTCCCGAATACGATGCAGCTTTTGGCGATTGGGTTGTACCTTTCCATCGCGGGTTTCAATCTCAACTCGGTCAAAAGACTGTAGGCTTTCCTCGGATGTTTGCTTTGTATCGCGGTGCAGCTAGTAGCGATAACTCGCAATATGGGCGGCGTAATGCTCGCTTGAGGACGCAAATATCTCGCAATCAAACTAACTGGATTACACCACCTTCATCGCCCTCTGGCTTGTCTTTTGGCTCCAGATCGGCTGGAACGCTGGGAGTTTCTCCCGCTCAAGGTGACAGTCGGATGTTTGTCATCGAAGCCATAGCGGGTACAGTTGGCAGTAGAGTACCCGTGCGCCGTAGCGTACAAGTATACAACGTACCTTTTGAGAGGCTGTCAGCGACTTACCAGGAAATTCATAAAACTGGTGGCAAGATCGTCAGAATTACGCCTGTGTAG
- a CDS encoding HEAT repeat domain-containing protein, producing the protein MNEPILTPEAAIAALAGEDNQIRYYAAWWLGKHQVQSACAALCEALFDDRYRLETGGYPLRRQAARALGQLKNSQAVPALIEALSCQEDLQLREAVIQALAAIGDRRAINPLLDLLHSQQQPDEALIEALGTLQVWSARPQIEPCLQHPSERVQCAAARYMYLLTRESHYIERIIKTLNHDNVYLRWAAIFDLGAIGQSQEVIQAIIAARVPNNLKLLNLKQILEAGLNGDARDTISSDSGLLFNAIDDLLIQL; encoded by the coding sequence ATGAACGAACCAATTTTGACCCCAGAAGCCGCGATCGCAGCTTTGGCAGGAGAAGATAATCAAATTCGCTACTATGCCGCTTGGTGGTTGGGAAAGCATCAAGTACAGTCGGCTTGTGCGGCGCTGTGTGAAGCACTATTTGACGATCGCTATCGGTTGGAAACAGGGGGATATCCCTTGCGTCGTCAGGCAGCTAGAGCATTAGGGCAACTGAAAAATTCCCAAGCCGTGCCAGCTCTAATTGAAGCACTAAGCTGTCAGGAAGATCTACAACTGCGAGAAGCAGTCATTCAAGCTTTAGCTGCTATTGGCGATCGACGTGCAATTAACCCTTTGCTCGATTTGTTACATTCTCAACAGCAGCCAGATGAGGCTTTGATTGAAGCTTTGGGAACCCTACAAGTTTGGTCGGCTCGTCCGCAGATCGAGCCTTGCCTACAGCATCCCTCAGAGCGGGTGCAGTGTGCGGCAGCGCGGTATATGTATTTATTAACCCGCGAATCGCACTACATAGAACGTATTATCAAAACTCTCAACCACGACAATGTTTATTTACGCTGGGCAGCAATTTTCGATTTAGGCGCGATCGGTCAAAGTCAAGAGGTTATCCAGGCAATTATTGCGGCTAGGGTTCCCAACAATTTGAAGCTGTTGAATTTAAAGCAGATTCTAGAAGCTGGATTGAATGGTGATGCAAGAGATACAATCTCATCTGATTCTGGGCTGCTTTTCAATGCGATCGACGATTTGTTAATTCAGCTTTAG
- a CDS encoding HEAT repeat domain-containing protein: MTQFDVSQADCTSVRVSDSLENIIEQLRASSTPAEAIAIIEAIAAYRTPDAIPPLIEALSHHHPGVRAVATSQLIQLASLSLEALISTYYTATDQGVQAHIIQALAQIGDCQAIAILEEVVGVSVANHCQGNVRRIAARGLGKIGSTAIDAQIIHRAVDKLSWALLSPEDWALRYAAALSLAEIGTQEAIAVLQQALTQESDRVVQIRIRMALAEKFGVGG, translated from the coding sequence ATGACTCAATTTGATGTTAGCCAAGCTGACTGTACTTCCGTGCGAGTCAGTGATTCATTAGAAAATATTATCGAACAGTTACGTGCTAGCTCGACTCCAGCAGAGGCGATCGCGATAATTGAGGCGATCGCCGCTTATCGTACCCCCGATGCGATTCCCCCTCTCATCGAGGCATTAAGCCATCATCATCCAGGTGTAAGAGCAGTTGCTACCTCTCAACTCATTCAGTTGGCTTCTCTATCGTTAGAAGCCCTAATTTCCACCTACTACACGGCTACAGACCAAGGGGTACAAGCACACATCATTCAAGCTTTAGCTCAAATTGGTGATTGTCAAGCGATCGCCATTTTAGAAGAAGTCGTCGGGGTATCTGTAGCAAACCACTGTCAGGGAAACGTTCGGCGCATTGCTGCTAGAGGTTTGGGCAAAATTGGTAGTACGGCGATCGATGCTCAGATAATTCACCGTGCCGTGGATAAGCTGAGTTGGGCATTGCTGTCACCCGAAGATTGGGCGCTGCGTTACGCTGCTGCCTTATCCTTAGCAGAAATAGGCACGCAGGAGGCGATCGCTGTCTTGCAACAAGCCTTAACTCAAGAATCAGACCGTGTAGTTCAAATCCGCATCCGCATGGCTCTGGCGGAGAAATTCGGGGTTGGGGGTTAG